One region of Deltaproteobacteria bacterium genomic DNA includes:
- a CDS encoding sigma-70 family RNA polymerase sigma factor yields MALVAAKSGKTATRKGKVLLLENHTPKKLRASQTSQSQEKEQRRDKKNNQTEPVAKLEATATSQPLEKKTRDEILEAHMPLVRLVAERIHRRLPPGVDLGSLIHSGIVGLLEALQRYDERRGVAFQTYARYRIQGEIMEYLRSLDWVSRSVRAWGRKMAVARTRLAGRLGREASPEEMASELGVPLPEYYRVDQKVSEATLLSLEDLTPASEEEWRKTQEEFGARSFKDPLASVEGKELVEKLTAAIETLPERERLGMGKN; encoded by the coding sequence ATGGCACTTGTCGCCGCAAAATCCGGAAAAACCGCTACCAGAAAAGGCAAAGTCCTGCTCTTGGAAAATCACACTCCTAAAAAGTTGCGTGCAAGTCAGACGTCTCAAAGTCAGGAGAAAGAACAACGTCGGGATAAGAAGAACAATCAAACTGAACCAGTGGCCAAACTAGAAGCAACCGCTACGAGTCAGCCACTGGAGAAGAAAACGCGCGACGAAATCCTTGAAGCTCATATGCCTTTGGTTCGCCTCGTCGCTGAACGTATTCACCGCCGTCTACCTCCAGGAGTCGATCTCGGTTCGCTCATCCATTCGGGTATTGTCGGACTTCTTGAGGCGCTACAGCGCTATGACGAACGGCGTGGGGTCGCATTTCAGACATATGCACGTTATCGCATTCAAGGGGAGATCATGGAATACCTGCGCTCGCTCGACTGGGTCAGTCGTTCGGTGCGTGCGTGGGGCCGAAAAATGGCCGTTGCTCGTACTCGCCTTGCTGGCCGCTTAGGAAGAGAGGCGTCGCCGGAAGAAATGGCTTCAGAGCTCGGCGTACCGCTTCCAGAATACTACCGTGTTGATCAAAAAGTGAGTGAAGCGACTCTTCTGAGTCTTGAAGATTTAACTCCGGCATCTGAAGAAGAGTGGCGGAAAACGCAAGAGGAATTTGGGGCCCGCTCTTTCAAAGATCCACTTGCATCGGTTGAGGGAAAGGAACTCGTGGAAAAATTAACTGCTGCGATTGAGACGCTTCCTGAACGCGAGCGCTTAGGCATGGGCAAGAATTAA